The DNA region AGAACATTACACGCTCTCCCTGTGGTTTCCCCACATATTTGGGCGCAATTTGTTCAAAAAGACGATTCGCCCTTTTCATATCACCTTCCTCATAAAATTTCTGAGCTAAGTCATATTTAGGTTTAACTTCTTCATTTTTAAGTACCTTTTGGTACTCGCTACATGATTGTGACATCAAAGCTATAAGTAAGATAGGGGCTAATAACCTCATTTTAAAAAGCATTTTGCAAAATTACGGATTCCCGATGGATATAAAAAACAAAAAATAAAGTAGCTAAAATAGTATTATAGCCCCGTGTACCCATGCTTTTAGGGAAGATTTAACACCACTATGCAAAAACCTTCAATGATTTTACAAAGTCGGAGATGTTCTTTTTAAGACTTTCCGAAGCTTCCATTAACGGAAGTCTAACGCCCGCTCTTGAAAGACCTAAGACTTCAAAAATAGCTTTTATCCCCGCAGGGTTACCTTCCTGAAAAATTAAGCCCATTCCATCTTGAAGTTCATAATGCTGTCTGTAAGCCTCATCCACATTTCTATCCAATCCTAAACGGATCATACTAGAAAACTCCGTAGGCAGTCCTTGGCCTAGAACAGAAATCACACCGGAACCACCGGCCAAAACTGTAGCTAAAGCAGTTGCATCGTCCCCAGAAATAACATGGAAATCTTTAGGACACTCCTTAATTAACTCTTGAACCTGCAGCATATTGCCCGATGCCTCTTTAATAGCAACTATGTTTTCCAACTCCGCTAAACGGGCCACTGTGGCGGGAAGCATGTTGCTACCCGTTCTACCTGGAACATTATATAGGATAATAGGTTTGGGAGACACTTGTGCAATAGCTTTGAAATGCTGATAAATACCCTCTTGGGTAGGTCTATTATAATATGGTGATACTGAAAGAACAGCATCAAAATTAGTAAGATCTAGCTTTTGCAATTCCTCTATTACGGCAACTGTATTATTACCTCCAACACCCACAACCAAAGGAAGTCTTCCTGCATTTGCAATAGTTACAGTATCAACAACCA from Zobellia alginiliquefaciens includes:
- the dapA gene encoding 4-hydroxy-tetrahydrodipicolinate synthase translates to MKQLIGTGVALITPFKTDFSVDVDALHRIVNYCVDGGVDYLVVLGTTGESVTLTKEEKQLVVDTVTIANAGRLPLVVGVGGNNTVAVIEELQKLDLTNFDAVLSVSPYYNRPTQEGIYQHFKAIAQVSPKPIILYNVPGRTGSNMLPATVARLAELENIVAIKEASGNMLQVQELIKECPKDFHVISGDDATALATVLAGGSGVISVLGQGLPTEFSSMIRLGLDRNVDEAYRQHYELQDGMGLIFQEGNPAGIKAIFEVLGLSRAGVRLPLMEASESLKKNISDFVKSLKVFA